The genomic segment TTGTACCCATTCGTCACCTTCCCTTAAGCTTATAACACAATTATAAAGTCCATAGTTTTTTTTATCAAGATATAATTAAAATAGCGAGATTTTTTCTCGCTATTTATGATTATTAGCTTATTTTTTAACTATTATATTATTCTTTCACTAAAAAAAGTATGTATTTTAAGTAATACATACTTTCCTTCTGAAATGTCGCTAAAGTATAGAATTTGTAAGATTAAAAGTGTTTATTATTTAATAAAGAAATTCATAAACGTCGTAATGATTCCAACGTTAACAAAATCTACAAATAAACCTCCCACTAATGGTACAACAAAGAATGCACGTTCAGCATGACCAAATTTTAATGTCATAGCGCTCATGTTCGCCATTGCATTTGGTGTAGCTCCCATACCAAATCCACACTGTCCACAAGCCATTACCGCTGCATCATAATCTCTTCCCATAACCTTAAAAGTTACGAAATATGCAAATAACGCCATTAGAATTGTCTGAGCAAATAACATTATGACTAGAGGTAAAGCTAAATCTGCTAATTCCCATAGCTTTAATCCCATTAATGCCATAGATAAGAATAAAGATAATGAAATGCCTCCTATAACATCAATTTCATCTAAATGGACCTTATAAGCCTTTGTAGCATCCGCTATATTTCTTAAAACTGCGGCCGCCAACATACCACCTATATATCCCGGAAAAGCAAATCCTGTTTTTTCAAAAAGACTAGATATAATTGTACCTATTCCCATAGCTAACAAAATCTGAGATGCTGCACTCATAAAATTGTCAGGTATCATTGGTTTTTTAGTGTCTTCATTGGATACTGTTACATCTTTAGAAGTTTTTGAATTAACCGTTTTCATAGGATATGAAAGATTATTTTTTTCAAGTAATTTTTTACCTATAGGTCCTCCAATCATGCTGCCCATAACTAGTCCAAATGTCGCTGATGCCAATGCTACTGTTGTGGCACCTGCTATACCTTTTGCTTCAAATAATGGACCAAAAGCAGCTGATGTTCCATGTCCACCTACCATAGGGACAGAACCAGTACAAAGACCTATAATTGGACTTAATCCAAATATCTTAGCAAGTGTAACCCCTGTAATATCTTGAAGAATTATAAGTACTGTAGTTATTGCTAAAAAAATTAAAACTTGTTT from the Clostridium sp. CM027 genome contains:
- the gltS gene encoding sodium/glutamate symporter — translated: MVIKLDMIQAVALAVIVLFIGQKTKNKLTFLDKYCIPAPVIGGLLFVFLTLILKVTNILTFDMDITLQAVFMTAFFTTIGFTASLQLLKKGGKQVLIFLAITTVLIILQDITGVTLAKIFGLSPIIGLCTGSVPMVGGHGTSAAFGPLFEAKGIAGATTVALASATFGLVMGSMIGGPIGKKLLEKNNLSYPMKTVNSKTSKDVTVSNEDTKKPMIPDNFMSAASQILLAMGIGTIISSLFEKTGFAFPGYIGGMLAAAVLRNIADATKAYKVHLDEIDVIGGISLSLFLSMALMGLKLWELADLALPLVIMLFAQTILMALFAYFVTFKVMGRDYDAAVMACGQCGFGMGATPNAMANMSAMTLKFGHAERAFFVVPLVGGLFVDFVNVGIITTFMNFFIK